The following coding sequences are from one Rathayibacter sp. VKM Ac-2760 window:
- a CDS encoding ParB/RepB/Spo0J family partition protein, whose amino-acid sequence MATKRTGLGRGIGALIPVSDESRSRPVDVFFPDQIGNQEADDELLQVPGARLARLPLSEIVPNAAQPRSVFDQDELAELVHSISEFGVLQPIVVRPVTGRKGAKYELVMGERRFRASKAAGLTTIPAVVKDTADENMLRDALLENLHRAELNPLEEASAYQQLLSDFGITQEALATRLGRSRPQISNTLRLLRLPADVQARVAAGVLSAGHARAVLSVETPELMRRLADKIVNEDLSVRAAEAAAAQMKAPKAPVREPEEEQGGHVGHLTTVADHLGDRLNTRVKVTLGARKGQVVIDFATIQDLNRILAEIGEPTEVSLAP is encoded by the coding sequence ATGGCGACCAAGCGCACAGGACTCGGCCGGGGCATCGGCGCCCTCATCCCCGTCAGCGACGAGAGCCGCTCGCGGCCCGTCGACGTCTTCTTCCCGGATCAGATCGGCAACCAGGAGGCGGACGACGAGCTGCTCCAGGTCCCCGGCGCGCGGCTCGCGCGGCTGCCGCTCTCGGAGATCGTCCCGAACGCGGCGCAGCCCCGGTCGGTCTTCGACCAGGACGAGCTGGCAGAGCTGGTGCACAGCATCAGCGAGTTCGGGGTGCTGCAGCCGATCGTGGTGCGCCCCGTGACCGGGCGCAAGGGTGCGAAGTACGAGCTCGTGATGGGCGAGCGGCGTTTCCGCGCCTCGAAGGCGGCGGGGCTGACGACGATCCCCGCGGTCGTCAAGGACACGGCCGACGAGAACATGCTCCGCGACGCGCTGCTGGAGAACCTGCATCGTGCGGAGCTGAACCCGCTCGAGGAGGCCTCGGCCTACCAGCAGCTGCTGAGCGATTTCGGCATTACGCAGGAGGCGCTCGCGACGCGACTGGGACGGTCGCGGCCGCAGATCTCGAACACGCTGCGACTGCTGCGCCTGCCGGCGGATGTGCAGGCGCGGGTGGCGGCCGGCGTGCTGAGCGCCGGGCATGCTCGTGCCGTGCTGTCGGTGGAGACACCGGAGCTGATGCGGCGGCTCGCGGACAAGATCGTGAACGAGGACCTGTCCGTTCGTGCGGCGGAAGCCGCGGCCGCGCAGATGAAGGCGCCTAAGGCGCCGGTGCGCGAGCCGGAGGAGGAGCAGGGCGGGCACGTCGGCCACCTCACCACCGTCGCGGATCACCTCGGCGACCGTCTGAACACGCGGGTGAAGGTGACCCTGGGGGCGCGGAAGGGGCAGGTCGTGATCGATTTCGCGACGATCCAGGACTTGAACCGCATTCTCGCGGAGATCGGCGAGCCGACCGAGGTCTCGCTGGCGCCGTAG
- a CDS encoding ParA family protein: MTRRRALLNAQPLPKPETTRVITISNQKGGVGKTTTTVNLAAGLARGEAKVLVIDLDPQGNASTALGIEHRAETASVYDVIVNDTPLADVVQKSPEFETLFGVPATIHLAGAEIELVSLVAREQRLRRALDRMLKAMDEPFDYVFIDCPPSLGLLTINAFVAAREVLIPIQCEYYALEGLSQLLKNIDLIERHLNPNLAVSTILLTMFDGRTNLSNQVAADVREHFPKEVLRAVIPRNVRISEAPSYGQSVISYDPQSSGSLAYLEAAAEIARRGVPKTVTATTEGEAR, from the coding sequence ATGACCCGTCGACGCGCGCTGCTCAACGCACAGCCGCTGCCGAAGCCGGAGACGACGCGCGTCATCACGATCTCGAACCAGAAGGGCGGCGTCGGCAAGACGACGACGACCGTGAACCTCGCGGCCGGCCTGGCTCGCGGCGAGGCCAAGGTCCTCGTGATCGACCTCGACCCGCAGGGCAATGCGTCGACGGCACTCGGCATCGAGCACCGCGCCGAGACCGCGAGTGTCTACGATGTGATCGTCAATGACACGCCGCTCGCAGACGTGGTGCAGAAGAGCCCGGAGTTCGAGACGCTGTTCGGCGTCCCCGCGACGATCCACCTGGCCGGTGCGGAGATCGAACTGGTCTCGCTCGTCGCCCGCGAGCAGAGGCTCCGCCGCGCGCTCGACCGGATGCTGAAGGCGATGGACGAGCCGTTCGACTACGTCTTCATCGACTGCCCGCCGTCGCTCGGTCTACTGACGATCAACGCCTTCGTCGCTGCGCGCGAAGTGCTGATCCCGATCCAGTGCGAGTACTACGCGCTCGAAGGGCTGAGCCAGCTGCTCAAGAACATCGACCTCATCGAGCGGCACCTGAACCCGAATCTGGCGGTGTCGACGATCCTGCTGACCATGTTCGACGGCCGGACCAATCTGTCGAACCAGGTCGCCGCCGATGTGCGCGAGCACTTCCCGAAGGAGGTACTGCGTGCCGTGATCCCGCGGAACGTGCGGATCTCGGAGGCGCCGTCCTACGGGCAGAGCGTGATCAGCTATGACCCGCAATCGTCCGGTTCGCTCGCCTACCTCGAGGCGGCCGCGGAGATCGCCCGCCGGGGCGTGCCGAAGACCGTCACCGCGACCACCGAAGGAGAGGCCCGCTGA
- the rsmG gene encoding 16S rRNA (guanine(527)-N(7))-methyltransferase RsmG, protein MEPTLEPEPTAAAAIAGERLPVLRRFTEALAQEGEERGLIGPLELPRLWTRHVLNSALVAPLLRPGLVGDVGSGAGLPGLVLAIVRPDVRFVLIEPMERRIVWLQEQVDALELENVSVLRARAEEVRLAEPLDQVTARAVSALSKLIPLTAPLLRPGGELVLLKGVNADREIEAAAKQIRRFKLTQPEVVVLGDGVLSEVTRVVRATVG, encoded by the coding sequence GTGGAGCCGACCCTCGAGCCGGAGCCGACCGCCGCCGCCGCCATCGCGGGGGAGCGGCTGCCCGTCCTGCGGCGCTTCACGGAGGCGCTCGCCCAGGAGGGCGAGGAGCGCGGCCTCATCGGCCCGCTCGAGCTTCCGCGCCTCTGGACGCGGCACGTCCTCAACAGCGCCCTGGTGGCCCCTCTGCTGCGCCCGGGGCTCGTGGGTGATGTGGGAAGCGGTGCGGGGCTGCCAGGGCTCGTCCTGGCGATCGTGCGGCCGGACGTGCGGTTCGTGCTGATCGAGCCGATGGAGCGCCGCATCGTCTGGCTGCAGGAGCAGGTCGACGCCCTCGAACTCGAGAATGTCTCGGTTCTGCGGGCGCGGGCCGAGGAGGTGCGACTGGCTGAGCCGCTCGACCAGGTGACCGCCCGAGCGGTGAGTGCCCTCTCGAAGCTGATCCCGCTGACGGCCCCGCTGCTGCGGCCGGGTGGCGAGCTGGTCCTGCTGAAGGGCGTCAATGCCGACCGTGAGATCGAGGCGGCGGCGAAGCAGATCCGCCGGTTCAAGCTGACCCAGCCCGAGGTCGTCGTGCTCGGTGACGGCGTGCTCTCCGAGGTGACGAGGGTCGTCCGAGCTACAGTGGGATGA